A genomic segment from Hippoglossus stenolepis isolate QCI-W04-F060 chromosome 3, HSTE1.2, whole genome shotgun sequence encodes:
- the ube2j2 gene encoding ubiquitin-conjugating enzyme E2 J2, protein MNNNGNKRAPTTATQRLKQDYLRIKKDPVPYICAEPLPSNILEWHYVVRGPEKTPYEGGYYHGKLIFPREFPFKPPSIYMITPNGRFKCNTRLCLSITDFHPDTWNPAWSVSTILTGLLSFMVEKGPTLGSIETSDYTKRQLSAQSLAFNLKDKVFCELFPDVVDEMKQKQKAQEELSARTQPLPLPDVVPDGDPQHAHYGIPPLNGGPVPLAGANPAPGLQQANRNHGLLGGALANLFVIVGFAAFAYTVKYVLRSIAQE, encoded by the exons ATGAACAACAACGGGAATAAGAGAGCTCCAACCACAGCCACTCAGCGACTTAAGCAGGATTACCTCAGGATAAAGAAAGACCCCGTGCCTTACATCTGTGCAGAACCTCTCCCCTCCAACATCCTAGAATG GCACTATGTAGTCAGAGGTCCTGAGAAAACTCCATATGAAG gAGGATATTACCACGGAAAACTCATTTTTCCCCGAGAGTTTCCTTTTAAACCACCTAGTATCTATATGATTACACCGAATGGGAGATTTAAGTGTAATACAAG GTTATGTTTGTCCATAACAGACTTCCATCCAGACACGTGGAACCCTGCGTGGTCTGTTTCCACCATCCTCACGGGTCTGCTCAGCTTCATGGTGGAGAAGGGCCCCACCCTCGGGAGCATTGAGACCTCAGACTACACG aaaagacAGCTGTCGGCCCAAAGCCTGGCCTTCAACCTCAAGGATAAAGTGTTCTGCGAGCTGTTTCCTGATGTAGTTGAT gagatgaaacagaaacagaaggcCCAGGAGGAGTTAAGCGCCCGCACACAGCCCCTCCCCTTACCTGACGTGGTGCCAGACGGTGACCCCCAACACGCCCACTACGGCATTCCTCCCCTTAACGGAGGTCCCGTCCCACTCGCAGGTGCCAACCCTGCCCCTGGTCTGCAGCAGGCCAATCGCAACCACGGACTTCTAGGAGGGGCTCTGGCCAACTTGTTTGTGATTGTAGGCTTTGCTGCGTTCGCCTACACAGTCAAATACGTGCTGAGGAGCATAGCTCAGGAGTGA